One Candidatus Eisenbacteria bacterium DNA segment encodes these proteins:
- a CDS encoding PorV/PorQ family protein, which produces MKNLIRARSAEFFLILLVTLLCLRPGCSLLAAPGQTGVSFLTLGVGARAAAMANAHVAVATDATALYWNPAGLAEVKTREIAVSHSEWFQGIRYEFAGLAFDVGKSAVALGFQWLYSVDKIDGRDENGNPNGDFGYYDLTYSLSLARKFEGGLSLGLTYKRITEMIDDNHANGEALDAGLRIPTPLRGVVLAGGVQNIGRNMHFKREDFELPRTVVGGIGLERNLPGGTLVLASDLRAPRGEDYKIHAGGEFTLHRGLSLAAGYKIGYENENISFGMGYAAGPLKINYSFTPFYSDLGNVQRISLYRSF; this is translated from the coding sequence ATGAAGAACTTGATTAGAGCCCGTTCAGCAGAATTCTTCTTGATCTTACTGGTGACCCTCCTCTGCCTGAGGCCCGGTTGCTCGCTCCTCGCTGCCCCAGGCCAGACAGGGGTTTCTTTCCTCACGCTCGGAGTCGGCGCAAGGGCAGCGGCGATGGCCAATGCGCACGTGGCGGTTGCCACTGATGCGACAGCCCTCTATTGGAATCCGGCAGGGTTGGCAGAGGTCAAAACAAGAGAAATCGCCGTTTCCCACAGCGAGTGGTTTCAGGGTATAAGATACGAGTTCGCGGGGCTCGCATTCGATGTGGGCAAGAGCGCGGTCGCGCTCGGATTTCAATGGCTCTACTCGGTAGACAAGATAGACGGGCGAGACGAAAATGGAAATCCAAATGGCGATTTCGGCTATTACGACCTCACATACTCCCTATCCCTTGCACGAAAATTCGAAGGCGGGCTTTCCCTGGGCCTGACGTACAAACGTATCACTGAGATGATTGATGATAATCATGCAAACGGCGAGGCCCTCGACGCCGGCTTGAGAATTCCGACTCCCTTGCGCGGGGTCGTGCTGGCTGGAGGCGTGCAAAACATTGGCAGAAATATGCATTTCAAAAGAGAGGATTTTGAACTTCCCAGAACGGTAGTGGGTGGAATAGGGCTTGAGAGAAACCTTCCCGGCGGGACTCTTGTCCTCGCGAGTGACTTGAGGGCGCCGAGAGGAGAAGACTACAAGATTCACGCCGGGGGTGAGTTCACATTACACAGAGGTCTATCTCTTGCTGCCGGGTACAAGATTGGCTATGAAAATGAGAATATCAGTTTCGGAATGGGATATGCTGCCGGACCGCTAAAGATAAATTATTCGTTTACGCCCTTCTACTCAGACCTGGGAAACGTGCAGAGAATTTCTCTTTACAGAAGTTTCTAG
- a CDS encoding sigma 54-interacting transcriptional regulator has protein sequence MEENWKKRSLPHVDPAANEAVRETPGDAFEGVAEVHLAADNTALAIEYFEKALGSLDSLHLYPQRASNILHRLAFCYRKKGDYSRALSYLRRGRSLLRSDRGPDLGKLFALQGSVYSEMGQYSRSLRALNLAYALLKGTSENEEIGNVELYLGNIHTRMGQLPKAREYYENALSTFRRIDDNEGIARALNNLGVVHKNLGELRQAVGFLEKAMRLSERTGDYSKVASHSLNLGIVHLKLGSWDLAREYLDRSVRIFTDIGGKAGVVKAQVAASLILIRERQFDRALSVLGETLAKSIENGYRREEVLSLEFAGEVELERKNLAEAEAKLECALELANEIAPKGDLVGEVGRRLAEVKLAKGELDEAFSCADYSLSATRESANYGEEGTCLRVMGLALGRKGAWDGCEELLGKAAVLLEGHGDRFELAKTFLLSGRLYLDSLTGDNADAGNGERARTYLEKALSMLKGLGLRGWIGETLVSLARLDLIRGLNDEALTELEHAERLLTSGEDELKKEVGLVRKAIESNYVKHIDTEKDELRLVEEMNRLFGGGGSPESLVSGILATAVGKTAADRGFLAGRSDGKGWVVLATKGMSVAESERVLSLISIPSEGDGKPKPRISTRAFEDNRFLNGDHKLSSTLSFIAFPIGLLSGPNGIIYVDRSRNSGRGIFGKSEIDILTCISTIAVVALVEQEKASLLRENQALKEKLYPSAHFDRVVTQDAEMLKVLNMMEKVSASSATILLEGETGTGKGLIAQVVHEASPRREKKFVQINCAALPEPLLESELFGHVHGAFTGATRTKVGLLEEADQGTVFLDEIEKITPAVQSKLLHFLDKQEMRPVGGVKWKKVDVRVICATNTDLPDKIRAGGFLEDLFYRLNDISVRVPPLRERKEDIPLLANHFLKLHAVQLGKKVGGISRELMARMVDHEWRGNVRELEKTVKRMIVLAEEGEELTSRLLPHDVGEKHEEPTPNGNGSELKTEVEKTERRVILDALRKSNWNKSKAARTLEISYPTLLSKIKVLGIDRRKKQRR, from the coding sequence ATGGAAGAGAACTGGAAAAAGAGAAGTTTGCCTCATGTTGATCCCGCGGCGAATGAAGCGGTCCGTGAGACACCAGGTGACGCCTTTGAGGGAGTTGCAGAAGTCCACCTGGCGGCGGACAACACAGCTCTTGCCATAGAGTATTTCGAAAAAGCACTCGGCTCGCTGGATTCGCTCCACTTATATCCTCAGAGAGCTTCAAACATCCTGCACAGGCTTGCCTTCTGTTACAGAAAAAAGGGTGACTATTCGAGAGCCCTCTCCTATTTGAGACGGGGCAGGTCTCTCTTGCGCTCCGACAGGGGGCCGGACCTTGGCAAGCTCTTCGCACTTCAGGGTTCGGTCTATTCCGAGATGGGGCAGTATTCAAGAAGCTTGAGGGCGTTGAACCTAGCTTATGCCCTGCTCAAAGGTACTAGCGAAAACGAAGAGATTGGAAACGTCGAGCTCTATCTTGGCAACATTCACACAAGAATGGGTCAGCTCCCGAAGGCAAGAGAATACTACGAAAATGCACTCTCTACCTTCCGCAGGATTGATGACAACGAGGGAATAGCAAGGGCTCTCAATAATCTCGGCGTCGTTCACAAGAACCTGGGTGAACTCAGACAGGCAGTAGGTTTCCTCGAGAAAGCCATGCGTCTGAGCGAGCGGACCGGAGACTACTCAAAAGTTGCCTCGCACTCGCTCAACCTGGGAATCGTTCATTTGAAACTCGGCTCCTGGGACCTCGCGAGAGAGTACCTTGATAGAAGCGTGAGGATCTTCACCGATATCGGAGGCAAGGCCGGCGTTGTAAAGGCACAGGTTGCAGCTTCCCTGATCCTCATCAGAGAAAGACAGTTTGACAGAGCTCTTTCAGTTCTTGGTGAGACTCTTGCGAAATCTATCGAGAATGGATACAGGAGAGAAGAGGTTCTTTCCCTGGAGTTTGCCGGAGAGGTTGAGCTTGAGAGAAAGAATCTTGCCGAAGCTGAGGCCAAGCTGGAGTGCGCGCTCGAACTGGCCAACGAGATTGCCCCCAAGGGAGATCTCGTGGGAGAAGTGGGCAGGAGATTGGCTGAGGTCAAGCTTGCCAAGGGCGAGCTCGACGAAGCATTCTCTTGTGCCGACTATTCGCTCTCAGCTACGAGAGAGTCCGCAAATTATGGTGAAGAGGGAACTTGTCTGAGAGTCATGGGTCTGGCACTGGGCAGAAAGGGAGCGTGGGATGGTTGTGAAGAGCTCCTGGGTAAGGCGGCCGTACTCCTCGAGGGACACGGCGACAGGTTCGAATTAGCGAAAACCTTTCTTCTTTCCGGAAGGCTGTATCTTGACTCGCTGACTGGAGACAACGCCGACGCAGGGAATGGCGAGAGGGCGAGGACATACCTTGAGAAAGCACTGTCAATGCTCAAGGGACTTGGCCTTCGAGGGTGGATTGGGGAGACCCTTGTTTCGCTTGCGAGACTAGACCTCATCAGGGGCCTTAACGACGAGGCGCTTACCGAGCTCGAGCACGCAGAAAGACTTCTCACTTCCGGTGAGGATGAACTGAAGAAAGAAGTCGGCCTCGTCAGGAAAGCCATTGAGTCGAACTACGTCAAACATATCGACACGGAAAAAGACGAGCTTCGCCTCGTCGAGGAAATGAACAGACTGTTCGGAGGCGGAGGATCGCCGGAATCTCTTGTTTCCGGAATTCTCGCCACAGCCGTTGGAAAGACGGCGGCGGATAGAGGATTCCTTGCAGGCCGCTCCGATGGAAAGGGTTGGGTAGTCCTGGCGACAAAGGGCATGAGCGTGGCTGAGTCGGAGAGGGTGCTCTCGCTCATAAGCATCCCTTCTGAGGGCGATGGAAAACCTAAACCGCGCATTTCGACCAGAGCTTTCGAAGACAACCGGTTCTTGAATGGTGACCACAAGCTCTCCAGTACTCTGAGTTTCATCGCTTTTCCAATAGGTCTTCTCTCCGGTCCGAACGGTATCATCTATGTTGACAGGTCAAGGAACTCCGGCAGGGGAATATTCGGGAAAAGCGAGATAGATATTCTTACGTGCATATCAACGATTGCAGTTGTTGCCCTCGTCGAACAGGAAAAGGCGAGCCTTCTCAGGGAGAACCAGGCTCTTAAAGAGAAACTTTACCCCAGCGCGCACTTCGACAGAGTTGTGACCCAGGATGCAGAGATGCTCAAAGTCCTGAACATGATGGAAAAAGTCAGTGCGAGCTCTGCGACGATCCTGCTTGAGGGTGAAACCGGAACCGGAAAAGGCCTAATAGCCCAGGTTGTGCATGAGGCAAGCCCCAGGAGAGAGAAAAAATTCGTTCAGATAAACTGCGCTGCCTTGCCCGAGCCTCTTCTTGAAAGCGAGCTCTTCGGACATGTCCATGGAGCATTCACCGGGGCCACGAGAACCAAGGTCGGCCTTTTGGAAGAAGCAGATCAAGGGACCGTATTCCTTGATGAAATCGAGAAGATAACTCCTGCGGTACAGAGCAAACTTCTTCATTTCCTCGATAAGCAGGAGATGAGGCCGGTCGGCGGCGTGAAATGGAAGAAGGTTGACGTGAGAGTGATTTGCGCAACCAACACCGATCTCCCAGACAAAATCAGGGCCGGCGGGTTTCTGGAAGATCTCTTCTACCGGCTGAATGACATATCGGTCAGAGTACCTCCTTTGAGGGAACGCAAAGAGGACATCCCCCTACTTGCGAACCATTTCCTGAAGCTCCACGCGGTTCAACTTGGAAAGAAAGTTGGCGGAATCTCGCGTGAGCTGATGGCGAGGATGGTTGATCATGAGTGGCGTGGAAATGTGAGAGAGCTTGAGAAGACGGTCAAGAGAATGATCGTCCTGGCTGAGGAGGGAGAAGAGCTTACGAGTAGGCTTCTTCCTCACGACGTTGGCGAAAAGCACGAGGAGCCCACGCCGAATGGGAATGGGAGTGAACTGAAAACCGAGGTTGAGAAAACCGAGCGCCGTGTGATACTCGACGCGCTGCGAAAGAGCAACTGGAATAAGTCCAAGGCAGCCAGGACTCTCGAAATCAGCTATCCAACCCTCCTCTCAAAGATAAAAGTCCTTGGGATAGACCGCAGAAAAAAGCAGAGGCGGTAG
- a CDS encoding Ppx/GppA phosphatase family protein, translating into MEDRQPGNSGRRNAKRIATLDIGTNSVRLLVADIDRSGRIVVSMRRGEVTRLGEGLERNGEISIAARDRTGAVVASFVEEARKWGASDIVVAGTGALRSAPNGANIAEHFSRLANLPVRILSGEEEAKLVFDAVSCPPWKQASRCIVLDIGGGSTEIISGSSGKIDDWNSVEIGCVRLTERTISHDPPLHEELGKARDEVARALRAVEVPEPGGHLHCVGGTVTTFASIDKKLTKHEPHKIEGVKMSRESVESIERELSALRLEERMKIPGLSPGRADIIIAGGVILSETLNHLKFKEFIVSTRGLRYGLLGTAGK; encoded by the coding sequence GTGGAAGATAGACAGCCCGGAAACTCAGGACGCAGGAATGCAAAGCGTATTGCCACGCTCGACATCGGAACCAACTCCGTGAGACTTCTTGTTGCTGACATAGATAGGAGCGGGAGAATAGTCGTGTCAATGAGAAGAGGAGAAGTAACGCGGCTTGGAGAAGGGCTCGAAAGGAACGGCGAAATCTCCATTGCTGCACGCGACCGGACCGGCGCCGTTGTCGCGAGCTTCGTGGAGGAGGCAAGGAAGTGGGGCGCTTCCGACATTGTTGTTGCGGGGACTGGCGCCCTGCGAAGTGCCCCCAACGGAGCAAACATCGCTGAACATTTCTCGAGGCTCGCAAACCTGCCCGTACGAATTCTCTCCGGTGAGGAGGAAGCAAAGCTGGTCTTCGATGCGGTGAGCTGTCCGCCTTGGAAACAGGCGTCGCGATGCATCGTTCTGGACATAGGCGGCGGAAGTACCGAGATCATCAGCGGCTCTTCCGGCAAAATAGATGATTGGAACAGCGTTGAGATCGGATGCGTTCGACTTACCGAAAGAACGATATCTCATGATCCCCCGCTGCATGAGGAACTTGGCAAAGCGCGGGATGAAGTCGCGAGGGCGCTGCGCGCGGTCGAGGTACCTGAACCGGGAGGTCACCTTCACTGTGTGGGCGGGACAGTCACCACGTTCGCAAGTATCGACAAGAAGCTAACGAAGCACGAGCCCCACAAGATAGAAGGAGTTAAGATGAGCAGGGAAAGTGTCGAAAGCATTGAGAGAGAGCTCTCGGCGCTGCGCCTGGAGGAGAGGATGAAGATTCCGGGGCTCTCTCCGGGCAGGGCTGACATAATTATCGCAGGCGGCGTTATTCTCTCTGAAACACTTAACCATTTGAAATTCAAGGAGTTCATTGTTTCAACAAGGGGCTTGAGATACGGGCTCCTGGGGACCGCCGGGAAGTAG
- a CDS encoding metalloregulator ArsR/SmtB family transcription factor, whose translation MIKKAISAFKALSDPSRARIFEVLLEGEKNVTEIIRAIGLSQPRVSRHLRILKEAGLVRPRRSGKWVSYQVGGGGVRLLRMGLEALSQVEGRSVDLAHDKKTVAARRAGEKDAGVGVVIREREGERKVSPRRSREDNGRRIPGEKKEIEDFLL comes from the coding sequence ATGATAAAGAAAGCTATCAGCGCCTTTAAGGCCTTGTCGGATCCCAGCCGGGCACGGATCTTTGAAGTGCTTCTTGAGGGGGAGAAGAATGTCACCGAGATAATTCGTGCGATCGGACTATCTCAGCCAAGAGTTTCAAGACACCTTAGAATTCTCAAGGAAGCCGGCCTAGTCCGGCCGAGAAGAAGCGGGAAGTGGGTTTCGTATCAGGTCGGAGGCGGCGGAGTTAGGCTTCTCCGCATGGGTCTTGAAGCGTTGAGTCAGGTTGAGGGCAGAAGTGTTGACCTGGCACACGATAAGAAAACCGTGGCAGCGCGGAGAGCGGGAGAAAAGGACGCTGGAGTAGGCGTCGTAATCAGGGAACGGGAGGGCGAGAGAAAGGTTTCGCCGCGTCGCTCGAGAGAAGACAATGGCCGCAGAATCCCGGGAGAGAAGAAGGAGATTGAGGACTTTCTGCTTTGA
- the rlmN gene encoding 23S rRNA (adenine(2503)-C(2))-methyltransferase RlmN, whose product MKPDRTAQANTDILDLTVKELENLLESRGFERYRARQIFHWIYRRGITSPDRFLNLPPTLRDFIRDGFSIAATGLAATLTSSLDGTCKFVFRLRDGSVVESVAIPSGEGSTYCLSTQTGCSFGCTFCATSKLGRGRNLTPGEIVGQLLGMRKETAEGPERFNVVFMGMGEPLQNYDSTIRAIRIMMAEEGFCISPRRVTVSTCGIVPGILKLAREKLRVGLSVSLNAATDSLRERLMRVNRKYPLEQLVSALKVYTGETKRKVTLEYVLIRDVNDSIEDAMRLRSLADSLQCKINVILYNTNSFTTFEPPGELEVDRFLKVLLTSRRAVTLRRSKGADIGAACGQLGSSYQKGRP is encoded by the coding sequence ATGAAACCGGATCGGACAGCGCAGGCGAATACGGACATCCTTGACCTCACTGTCAAGGAGCTCGAGAATCTCCTTGAGTCCCGCGGCTTCGAGCGGTACCGCGCCAGACAGATTTTCCACTGGATCTATAGAAGGGGCATCACCTCGCCAGACAGGTTTCTGAACTTGCCGCCGACCTTAAGAGATTTCATTAGGGACGGATTTTCAATCGCAGCAACGGGGCTCGCTGCAACTCTCACGTCGAGTCTTGACGGAACCTGCAAGTTCGTCTTTCGTCTGAGAGACGGCTCTGTGGTTGAGTCGGTTGCCATTCCCTCCGGCGAAGGCTCCACCTACTGCCTTTCCACTCAGACAGGATGTTCATTCGGCTGCACATTCTGCGCTACTTCAAAGCTTGGCCGGGGACGGAACTTGACTCCGGGAGAAATCGTCGGCCAACTCCTTGGGATGAGAAAAGAAACCGCTGAGGGGCCCGAAAGGTTTAATGTTGTGTTCATGGGAATGGGGGAACCGCTCCAGAACTACGATTCAACTATTCGTGCCATAAGGATCATGATGGCGGAAGAGGGTTTCTGTATCTCGCCGAGGAGGGTCACTGTCTCGACCTGCGGGATCGTCCCTGGAATCCTGAAGCTGGCACGTGAGAAACTCAGGGTCGGGCTTTCGGTTTCACTAAACGCGGCAACCGACTCCTTGCGGGAAAGACTCATGCGTGTCAACAGGAAGTACCCTCTGGAGCAGCTTGTCTCTGCCCTCAAGGTTTACACCGGGGAGACAAAGAGGAAGGTTACACTTGAGTACGTTCTGATCCGGGACGTGAACGATTCAATCGAAGATGCAATGAGACTTAGAAGTCTTGCTGACAGCCTTCAATGCAAGATAAATGTAATTCTCTATAATACAAACAGCTTCACGACGTTTGAGCCGCCGGGTGAACTGGAGGTTGACAGATTCTTGAAGGTCCTGCTTACCTCCAGGCGCGCAGTGACCCTCAGAAGAAGCAAAGGCGCAGACATCGGCGCGGCCTGTGGCCAACTGGGCAGCTCGTATCAAAAGGGAAGGCCCTAG
- a CDS encoding ATP-binding protein, with translation MLSLSPVNLIFLSLGVAVLLIFAGWIVSALRMPFRIKLTLVVAIVALFPYLSLAFLLSRELTRSVNMWETPGVGQGLRSSLDIARQSIEDKQAALELEFRKWWSGSDAEKALRSARGGRIVESLRASGKFDFAGVYGRNNRGSWEPLGLWQKGTGKQPQIAGVEIDSLLSGKIPAIASDSTVMAARLEPGPGRDRGRAVIAGRFLDDADILRAKNLVAAIRVYDQLNIYKELSKRVVWIFFALSAVLALLLAALIGSHVSGRLTGPLRLLSAEMRRVGSGSFTGEMAITSRDEVGELVQSFNKMAKDLRQYERDLKRTERIAAWKDVARRIAHEIKNPLTPIRFSLQRIASRADLPDKKESSEIGKEVQAILGQLVTLESMASSFSSFAKLPEPKLEPFQIESLLVDILKAAEKQDVRVEYEGPAALPAINVDPTLMRVVFNNIVKNAHEAMPEGGKLNVATEVVGGKGGQDGEGYLAIRFTDTGKGIPDEILEKIWNPYFTTKTDGTGLGLSICLKIVGEHRGRMEITSKVGEGTAVLVLLPLAETGRMENGV, from the coding sequence ATGCTGTCGCTTTCTCCTGTCAATCTTATCTTCTTGAGTCTCGGAGTTGCCGTTCTGCTTATCTTCGCCGGATGGATCGTCTCCGCCCTCAGAATGCCTTTCCGGATAAAGCTCACGCTCGTCGTCGCCATAGTTGCGCTCTTCCCGTACCTCTCTCTTGCCTTTCTGCTGTCGCGGGAGCTCACAAGAAGTGTCAACATGTGGGAGACTCCCGGCGTGGGACAAGGATTGAGGAGCTCCCTGGACATCGCGAGGCAGAGCATTGAGGATAAACAGGCTGCGCTTGAGCTTGAATTTCGGAAGTGGTGGTCAGGATCTGACGCGGAGAAGGCGCTGCGGTCAGCCCGGGGGGGGAGAATTGTTGAGAGCTTGCGGGCCTCTGGAAAGTTTGACTTCGCCGGGGTGTACGGCAGAAACAACCGTGGGAGCTGGGAGCCCCTTGGGCTGTGGCAGAAAGGAACAGGAAAGCAGCCGCAGATCGCCGGAGTCGAGATTGATTCGCTTCTCTCAGGGAAAATCCCGGCAATAGCAAGCGACTCAACGGTCATGGCCGCGAGACTCGAGCCCGGCCCGGGGAGGGATCGAGGTAGGGCCGTCATTGCAGGGAGATTCCTCGATGATGCCGACATATTGAGGGCAAAGAACCTTGTAGCCGCCATCCGTGTCTATGACCAGCTGAATATATATAAAGAGCTTTCCAAGAGAGTAGTCTGGATATTCTTTGCGTTATCCGCGGTCCTTGCTTTGCTGCTGGCAGCTCTTATCGGAAGCCATGTCTCGGGAAGATTGACCGGGCCGCTGAGACTACTCTCTGCCGAGATGAGGAGGGTCGGAAGTGGAAGCTTCACCGGGGAGATGGCAATAACCAGCCGCGATGAGGTCGGGGAGCTCGTTCAAAGCTTCAACAAAATGGCGAAAGATCTCAGGCAATACGAACGCGACCTGAAACGAACGGAGAGAATCGCAGCCTGGAAAGACGTGGCAAGAAGGATTGCGCACGAAATAAAGAATCCGCTCACGCCGATCAGATTTTCTCTTCAGCGCATAGCGTCGAGGGCTGACCTGCCGGACAAGAAGGAAAGCTCAGAAATCGGAAAGGAAGTCCAGGCAATTCTCGGTCAGCTTGTGACTCTTGAATCCATGGCATCAAGCTTTTCGAGTTTTGCGAAGCTTCCCGAACCTAAACTTGAGCCATTCCAGATTGAGTCCTTGCTTGTGGACATTCTCAAGGCGGCGGAGAAGCAGGATGTCCGTGTCGAGTACGAGGGCCCGGCGGCCCTGCCGGCCATCAATGTTGACCCGACTCTCATGAGGGTCGTCTTCAACAACATAGTGAAGAATGCCCACGAAGCCATGCCGGAAGGAGGCAAGCTCAACGTCGCAACCGAAGTCGTCGGGGGAAAGGGCGGCCAGGATGGAGAAGGATACCTGGCAATCAGGTTTACTGACACGGGAAAGGGAATCCCTGACGAAATTCTCGAGAAGATCTGGAATCCATACTTCACGACCAAGACAGACGGGACTGGACTTGGACTTTCCATTTGCCTCAAGATAGTCGGGGAGCACCGCGGTCGAATGGAGATTACGAGCAAGGTGGGAGAAGGGACTGCCGTTCTGGTCCTGCTGCCCCTTGCGGAGACAGGCAGGATGGAAAATGGAGTTTGA
- a CDS encoding sigma-54 dependent transcriptional regulator: protein MEFELDSRKILIIDDEREVGEAISRFLGDRGCLSVVSKTGKDGLRALEEWSPDCILLDVKLPDADGIDLLTMIKRQREIPVVMISGHGTIDLAVSAIKLGAYDFLEKPIHPERLLVAISNALELFYFRKEKRPELIGKSNPMLELLEFVKKVGPTESKVLITGENGTGKEVIARTIHEHSRRRDGPFVKLNCAAIPEHLVESELFGHERGAFTGAVAQKKGKLEVATSGTLLLDEVGDMSLQAQAKLLRVIESGELERVGGTKTVEFDVRLLSASNKNLTKEIEKGNFREDLYFRLNVVPIHVPPLRDRKDDIPLFVEHFLEEFARTNEKKRKSIEPGALDLLCSCLWPGNVRELKNFIERLMIMTDSDTITTGDVERLLPGKEADRRTPPLNSELASREKEVILNYLKSADWNVSLAASKLGIDRTSLHRKMRKYGVTKKHDK, encoded by the coding sequence ATGGAGTTTGAGCTCGATTCCAGGAAGATTCTGATCATCGATGATGAAAGGGAAGTGGGCGAAGCAATATCACGTTTCCTCGGGGACAGAGGATGTCTCTCGGTCGTCTCAAAGACGGGCAAAGACGGCCTGAGAGCCCTCGAAGAGTGGTCCCCTGACTGTATACTCCTGGACGTGAAACTCCCCGACGCAGACGGAATTGATCTTCTCACGATGATAAAGAGGCAGAGGGAAATCCCCGTGGTCATGATTTCCGGTCACGGCACAATCGATCTTGCGGTGAGCGCGATAAAGTTGGGCGCATATGATTTTCTGGAGAAACCCATTCACCCGGAACGGCTCCTTGTGGCGATTTCAAACGCCCTGGAGCTTTTTTATTTCAGGAAAGAGAAACGGCCAGAGCTCATCGGGAAATCAAACCCCATGCTTGAATTGCTTGAGTTCGTGAAGAAGGTAGGGCCGACCGAAAGCAAGGTTCTCATTACAGGCGAAAATGGCACCGGAAAGGAAGTTATCGCAAGGACCATCCACGAGCATAGCAGACGGAGAGATGGCCCTTTTGTGAAACTCAACTGTGCCGCCATTCCGGAGCACCTTGTCGAGAGCGAGCTTTTTGGGCACGAGAGGGGCGCCTTCACCGGCGCCGTTGCGCAGAAAAAAGGAAAGCTCGAGGTGGCAACTTCGGGCACACTCCTGCTCGATGAAGTAGGGGATATGAGCTTGCAGGCACAGGCAAAACTCCTGAGAGTCATCGAATCCGGAGAACTGGAAAGAGTCGGGGGGACGAAGACTGTTGAATTCGATGTCAGACTCCTTTCTGCCTCGAACAAGAATCTGACGAAGGAAATAGAAAAGGGAAACTTCAGGGAAGATCTTTATTTCAGGTTGAATGTCGTTCCGATCCACGTTCCTCCGTTGAGGGACAGAAAGGACGATATCCCACTTTTTGTGGAGCACTTCCTTGAGGAGTTCGCAAGGACAAACGAGAAGAAAAGGAAGTCCATCGAGCCGGGGGCTTTGGACCTTCTGTGCTCATGCCTCTGGCCGGGGAATGTCAGGGAGTTGAAGAACTTCATTGAGAGACTAATGATAATGACCGATTCGGACACAATCACCACCGGGGACGTCGAAAGGCTCCTTCCCGGGAAAGAGGCAGACCGGAGAACTCCGCCATTGAATTCGGAGCTTGCGTCAAGAGAGAAAGAGGTGATTCTCAACTACCTCAAAAGCGCAGACTGGAATGTCTCGCTTGCCGCCTCAAAGTTGGGCATAGACAGAACAAGCCTCCACAGGAAAATGAGGAAGTACGGCGTAACCAAGAAGCACGACAAGTGA